TCGGTAAGTGAAGACAACCATTCTTCAGAGAATGAAACTACGAATTCATCAGTTACTGATTATATGGCTGATGAAAATATACGCGTTTGCTTTGAAAAAATACCTAGTTTGGAACAGGAAATAGCTATATTAGAATCTCAAATTTCTAATGAAAAAGACAATATGAAACCAATGAGCACCCCAACGGAGACGGGATATAGCCAGACAAATTATTCACAGGATCCTGTGACGCCAACTGGATCAGGAGCTAAATGTCCGAAATGTGGAAAGGTACAAAGTGAAGATAATGAATTTTGCGTGAATTGCGGAACGAAAATTAGTAAGTAGGAGGAGTAATTATGTTTTGTCCAAAATGTGGGAATGAAATTAAAGAAGCAGCAAAGTTTTGTCCCAAATGTGGGAAAGAACTAGTAAATCAACAAGGAAGTGCTCAACAAAATAGTAATCAAGCTCAAAATTCACAGCAAAATAAAAATGTTAAAAAGCATACAATGAAAACCATAAGCAGTAAGAATATGGAACAGACTACAATATCTGACTTTGGAGAAGACCTTGTTTCTGGTAACATCAAAGAAAGACACTTTGCAAAATTTTATACACTTGTTAAAAGAGAAAAGAGAATGGGTATGCTCGTATATTTGACCATACTTCTTGCATTTGTTGCCACCTTAGTAATCGGGTCATTTCCGGAAGCTATAAGTGAGTACGGTTTTTTTTCGGGAATTTTTCAGGCAATATTTACGGCAATCGTGTTGCCTACTTTTACCTGGTGTTTATTTCAGTTAATCTTAAATGGATTTGGACAAGCCTGCATGAGATTGATTGTTGGTGCATCGAAAATCGAACGCCAGGATATGATAGAATCAATTACAATACCTGTGGAAGCGATTATCGCAGAAGCACGCCGGAACGGACTGACTCTTCCAAATGATATCAAAGTTTATCAGATGAAGACCGATGAAGCGGTGGTTTACGCATTTGGAATGAATTCTATTGGAGTATCCTACGCGATGACAGAACTCCCAGAAGAGGTATTTAAAGCAAAGGTGCTTGCAGAACTTTATCGTATTCATGTAATGGATCCCGATTATCTGCTTTTCATGCTTGGTAGTAATCTGATTAGTATAATACTGGGACTGTTTGCTATAGTGGTTGGCTGGTTTTATATGACATTTGGTGATAGACGTAAAGGTCTTTTAACGGAGAGTGATTCAATGATGGGCGCACTTCTTTTTGCCTCATCCATTGTATGCTTATCAGCGTGGATGGGAGTTTGTTTCTTATTCATTCGTGGTGGTGTTAGAGCAAATCAGTTTGAAGCGGATAGGTATGTTGCACAATGTGGATATGGAGAGGCATTATGCCTGTATCTTGATAATTGCATGCCTAGAGAATTCAAATTCGGATTAAAGCTACTAGAGATGGGTCATCCTTCTCGCAACCATAGAATTGCGGCTTTGCAGAAATTGGGAGTAGCTTATAAAGCATAGTAATAGTTGGTGGGAGTAATTGTGTTTAAAGCCAAAGGAAAATGATGAACTAAACTTGTAAACAAGATACTTTTACAGAAAGGAGACAGCAATTTCCACCCTTAGAATTAAAAATACGAGGGTCTATCGCTTAAATTATCAATGGCAAACAAGAATGTAAAAAGAATTTCAATGATTTTAGCTGCGCTCATGGTTGCCGGAACGGCAACAGGCTGCGGGGCAAAGGATGACACTAAAGTGGAAAGTACGAATAAAGTGGCAACGAATTTGACTAAACTTGATGAGGATGCAATCAAAGATACATATACCGGTATCGAGGATATGTATGTATTAGAAGGGTCCAAGGACGTTGATTACCTTGACGGGGTATTATACGACAGTTCTATCGTAAAAGGTATTGAGGTAGACAGTTCTAAGGTCGATACCTCAAAAACAGGAGAGTACAAGATTACTTTCAGTATTACAGCTGATCGCATAGCTTATGAAACATTCAGAGATGCTTTCATTAAGTCCGAAACTGTGAAAGATAAGACATCTGCTGATAAAACTAAGACAGATAAAGGATCTGCTGAAAAAGCTAAAACCGAAACTGTTAAAGTTAAAAAAGATACAGTCGTTGTAAACAAGGATGAAGCGCAAAAGCTTGCTGATCAGAATAAACTAGTCCGTACAGATAATGGAGAAACTGTTAAAAAGTCTGATGGAACCGAAGTTAAAACAGAACAGAAAGCTCCCGCTTCTACAGCTGTAACTGGTGGGAATGTAGTTGATGCTTCTGCCAAGACAGAAGTAAAACCTGAAACTACAGCTACACCAACAATGGATCCAGAAGAAGAAGCTAAGAAAGACGAAGCTAAGAAAGAAGAAGTGAAAAAGGATGATAAGAAGGAAGAAACTAAAAAGCCTTCTACATCTGGCAGTAAAGACAATTCCGGTAGCACAAACAAACCAAGTTCTGGTTCAAATAACGGAGGAAGCTCTAGCAAACCAAATTCTGGTTCAAACAATTCAAATGGTGGGAACAGTTCAAATACAGAAAAGCCAGCGCACAAACACAACTGGGTTAACGTGACAAAAACGGTAAATCATCCAGCAGAAACTCATCAGGAAGATGTTTACGAAGATAGACAGGTCAAAGTAAAGGATGCTTGGGATGAGCAAGTGAAGACTGGAACAGCCCAGGAATGTCGTCAATGCGGATTTCGTACTACAGATGGGGATGCGATGACTGAACATATGTTAGAAAATGGCCATTCATGTCATACAGTATACACATATGAAACGGTCCATCACGATGCCGTATACGAAACTCAGAGAGTAAAAGTTGGTACGAAAACAGTTGTCGATAAAGCGGCCTGGACAGAAACAGTAGTTACCGGTCAGAAATGCTCTTTTTGTGGAGAAACCAAAACAAATTAACATTATCCTACTTTAAATAAGGAACAAATATAGACTTAAACTTAATGTTTGGGTCTATTTTTTTGTGCATTTTCCAATTGCAAAAGAAAATTTAAAAAAGTCTCCGATTTTTAGTGCAATCGAACGAGATTAAAAATGTTTTTCTTAGTGCTTCTTTACCTTGCATTTCAGTCATCGAAACTTTTCTTGTTTTTGAATGGACTTGGAGAACGAATAGGGTGTGGGATTATAGGTGCTTTTTTAATATTAGCTGGTGTTATGAATTTATTCCATAGAAAAAAATAAGCCGATAAAATACAGTTTGTAGGGGAATTGAAGTGCTGTATCAATATTATAATATTTAAGACTGTCAGTTGATTTTGATATATAGTATAGTGCTGACAATAAAATGACAATACAATCGGATAAAAACATAGCGAATACATACAAAACAGTTCGAAAATGAACTGCTCAAAAACTAAAACAACGAGAAAGCACTACAAAGCGAATAGAACTTTGCGAGTTTGAGTAGCGGACTAAATTGCGAAAAAGCCCATAAATAAAGGTTTTGCGGGCTGTCTGGATGTTCCGGTGGAGTGCAAATGGAGTTAAAAAATCTTTTTTTTCTTTGTTTTCTTTCCGGAGTTATCTGAGATTTTCGCAAAAGTAACTATGCTCAGAAAATATAATTAGTGTGAATATGAAGAACAGTTTGTTTTGATGGAAATATTTTCCGTCAGGGCAGACTGTTTTTTTATACCCTTTTTCAACGATATTAACTCCATGGTTCAGCGACAACACATATGGAAACTGTAAAATTAAAATAATTTGCTAAATTTCGGAAAATGATGTCCGATTTTACATCTGCCAGTACAGAGTATATGAAGAGATAAATATTCAAAATACAGGAGGTACTGATTATGCAGAACAAATTATTTTTAAAGGCAGCCGATATATGTGAACTTCTGGAGGTAAAACAGACATCGGCTTATGAGATCATTGGCAATCTGAATAAGGAGCTGGAAGAACAGGGATATTTGACGCTTAGAGGAAAAGTTCCGACAAAGTATTTTGTGAAGCGGTAGAAGTGGATTAGATTATAATGATAGTAAAACAGCATGGCGGCGTCCTCCCGTGGGCCGCCATGCCTTTAACTGCTGGGAATGACAGAAAGAAAGCAGCGGCCTTGATTTCTCAAAACCGCCACCAGTGAATATAAATTAAGCGTGAAAATGGGCCTGCCCAGCAGCAGTTTTTTTCTTTTTTGCCGCTGGGCAGATGTTTTTTCTTTAGATACATGATAAGAGGAATTTTTGAAGATTCCATAAAGATTTGAAAAATGGACGGACATAAAAGACGTCCATTACACTATCGGAAAATCAGCAAGGAAGTTTCATAGTAACCTTTGCGCCGCCGGTTTCTTTTGAATTTTCTAAAATAAGCTGACCATTATGTTGTTCCATAATCGAATTTGTAATATATAGACCCATACCAAAGTGTAACTTTGAATTGCGGCTTTGATCGCCCATATAGAACCGTTCCTGTGCGTGGCATAATGCCTCTTTAGAAAACCCCGTTCCCTCGTCTGTGACTGAAATTTCCACGAAACCGTTGTTACTCTGAACATCCACATAAAGCGTTCCGCCTTGCGGGGAGTAGTCCAGCCCATTACTGATAACATTCATAATAGCACGTTCTATCAGCACCCTATCAAATTTCAGCATTTGAGGGAGTGAAACAGTATTCATTTGCAGCCGGATTTCTTTTGTCTGGCATAGTGATTCCATATAACCGAACAAGTGCTGCATGAACGCTGGCAAGTCTATACTTTCAATATGGAGCTGATAACCAACCGCCGCCCGTGATATATCAATCAGGGTTTGAATATATGACTGCATCTGGCCGGAGCTTTCCACGACGTAACCAGCGTATAATCGTTGCTCATCATCAAGATTTGTTTCTGTGAGTAAATCAGCATTTCCTTGAATAACCGTCAGAGGCGTTTTCAAATCATGGGCAAGCGCGGCGATTTGCTCTTTCTGTGTCTGTTCGGTTTTCCATTGCCGTTCTAACGAAATTTTCAGATTATCTTTCATATCTGAAAAAGATGCAAGGACATCTTCAAACTCTTTGATTTTGGCGTGTCCTACTTCAAAATCAAGGTTTTGCTTTGAAACCTCCGCAGTTGCTTCAAAAAGCGGGGTCAGTTGTGTACGCAGGTTCTTAGCAAATCTGGCGGTCAGTATGATAATGACCAGCAGCGAATTTACAGCCATCAGGATAAACGCAAGCGTGTCAGGAGATGGAAAATATTCCGGTAGCCATGACACTGTAAATTGAGAACCAATATAATACCTTAAAACGCAAAATTCGTTTTCCCGGACAACAAGTGCAAACTGCCTCCCCGTAGCATATTCAATATATTCTCCCTTTGCGTACAGCAGGGCAATTTCTTTTTCATCATCGTCCATATTGCTGTAAAGCTCATTAAAGTTCTTGTCCAGAATTAAGTAGCCGCATCCCTGTGGAATCACAACCTTTGTAATATCCGGGGCAATCGTCAGCGTTGGAATGATCTCTTTTACCTGCAATTCACTTAGATTTGCTCTTGTAGCTAATCCAGCATTTATAGCAAGTCCCTCCAAACCAAAAGGGACAATAATTGCCGCTACCAGCATAACAATGAGGGAGATAACAAACTGGCGAAATAATATTTTCAATGTAGGTTTCTTTTTCACTCCCATTTATATCCTATCCCCCATACGGTGCTGATCGGACTTATTTTGAAATGCTCCAATTTCGCACGAATATTTTTTATATGCGTTGAGATCGTAGAGTTATCGCCTATTCCATCAAACCCGAAAACGGCTTCATAGATTTGTTCTTTTGTAAAAACCTGTCCCCGGTTTTTCGCAAGGTATTCACAGATTGAATACTCGCTTTTGGTAAGGGGAACCGGCTGTTCTGAAACATACAGTACCTTTGCGGAAAGGTCAAATCTTATATCAGGCTCAAATGAAAGTGTGCTGTGATGCTCCCTTTTTTCTCTGCGTAAATGTGCCGCGACACGGGCGCGAAGCTCCTGAATACGAAAAGGTTTCGTAATATAATCATCCGCACCGATGCCCAATCCAAACAATATATCTTCCTCTAATGTCTTTGCGGTCAGAAAGAGAATCGGGCAGTCTACCATATTCCTGATCTGTTTGCAAAACTCAAACCCGTCTGTGCCAGGCATCATCACATCCAAAAGAATGAGGTCATAGAAATGCAGCTTTTTGATGTCTACATCATCCGCATTTTGACAGACTGTTATCAAATATCCATCTTTCCCCAAACTGTTCTTAATCAATTCCAAGATAGAAACTTCATCGTCAACTACAAGTAAGTGGGTCAAAAAATCACCTCCCGCCCCATTGTACCACATTGTCGAGGTTACTCATCATTATTTTTAATGTCAGCTTTCCGATATTCATTGTTGATATTTACAGCTACGGCATTGCTTATATCCACATCCACAATACTGTAAACGTAGCCGAAACTGAAATCTTCCCCCGCCACATTTTTGAAGCGTTTCGATACCTGCCCGATTTCTTCTTGCAGTTCTGACATTTCAAGACATTCATCCGTTATGGTATATGTCAGGCCGTTATATGAAATTTCATCATAGTTTGCGGCGTTCAGCTCATAATACGGCAGAGATTCATTTAACGCCTTATTTTTATCGGCGGTATCGCGGAGCGCACCGCAGGCCGATAAGCATATAAGACTTACAAGCACAATTACCACGGCAAACAGGCACTTTTTATTCACTGTTTTTACCTCCCTCCCAACCATGAAACCAAACCAAACTGGCAATCAGCAGACAAACAGTGCAGCATACAGAAATAATCATACCGCTGAAAAAATCGGTTTTTACCTGTGCATACAGTTGGGGGCTATCCCATGCAAGCACAGTGTAATCCATAGCACGAACGCCCCAGGCCCAGGGAATATATTTCCATGTAGCGTCACCAAGCCCTGTTATCATAAGGGCAGCTATTAAACTCCCTGCAATTCCCAATCCCATAGATGCACCTTTTCCGAAGCTCATTCCCACAAACAAATGAATCAGGTAAATGGGAAGCATGGTAATCAACAATAGAATCTCTGCTTTCAGGTAAAGGCTTGCCGGAGCATCCCTATATAGTGCAGCGAATGTTCCTAACGCTAAAAATGTTGCGCCAAAAGCACAGATCATCAGAAAACCAAGTTTACCAATATACGTTGCCATGCGAGATGGGATTGTTCCCAACAAAAGCTGATAATGCCCGGCCTGATTTTCGATCTGAACAACCAGGCCCACAATAATGCCGATCAGAAACGGGAACGCAACGGCCAGCACTTCCAGATAGGCACTGATTTTGGTTGCCAGTTCCCATCTGGATATATGATAGTAACCCGCAAAAATCGCCGCACATATAATCGGAATCATGCTGTGCATATAGAGCAAAATGCTATGTTTACACTTCTGATATTCTGCTTTCCAGCAGCGAACCACAGATACCATAGTTACCCCACCTCCTTTTTCTCAAACCATCTTGCAGTTAAAAATGACAGCGCCGCAAACCAGGCCAGCGAAATGACCAATACAAGTATAATCATCCAAAATGCCATTGCCGTACTCTGATCTGCAACCGGCTCACCATTAGGCAAAATACCTAACACGGAAATCATAAGATGCGGCACCCAGCTATACGGGCAGATCATCCACAAAGAGGTTGTAGCCGTGAAAATCCCTAAAACGCTTCCAAGTCCGGCATTAAGAATAACCGTGACAAAGATACCAACTTTTTTTGATAACCATAAGCACAGCGGAACTTCCCATAGGCTTGCAATGACAATACAAGCTGTTCCGGCCGCAGCCTGCCAAATTCCGATTGTCAGGGGAATTTCGTTGATAACTAATATTGCAAAACCGCCCAACAGATTTAGCGCCAGGAAAATGAAATTCCCCACACAGGAGTAAATACCGGCCACTCCAATTTTTGCTTTCCAGACTTTGTTCTGCGAAACAGGCAATGAAGCAACGGCACGATATTTTAGTTTGCCATTATCCCGCTGTTCAATCAAGGCACAGGTGAGCGTAAGGAATCCAGGATAAAGCAGGATATACCACCAATTATAAGAATTGAGCTGGAACCAAAGAGGGGCAAAAAAGTTCATAAGCGCAGTTACAAACGGGGCCAGAACGATCAGCGTTTTTGTGAAAGTTCTCTTATGCTTTAAGTTCTCTGCCTGAATATATGCCATCTCCATTTAATATCCCTCCTTACCATTTCTGCGAATAACATCCATAAAGAGTTGTTCCAAATCTTCACCGGCGCGAAGCTCTCCCTCATATCCAAGGACGCCGCCAGCAATGATACCCACATGATCTGCAATCTGCTGGACTTCTGACAGAATATGGCTGGACAAAATAACTGTAATCCCTTTGCAGGGAAAAGAGCGAATTAACTCTCGAAGTTCCTCAATCCCTAAAGGGTCAAGGCCGTTAGTCGGTTCATCCAGAATCAAAAGCTGGGGACTGTTCAGCAATGCAATAGCAATACCAAGCCGCTGCTTCATACCAAGAGAAAACTGCCCGGCCCGTTTCTTGCCGGTATTCGTGAGCTGGACAATTTGCAATACCTCGTTAATTCGTGCATCGTCCAGGCCGAGCAATGTAGTTCTGACTTTGAGATTTTCGTATGCAGTCAGATTTTCGTAAAGCGGGGGCATCTCAATCAAAGCACCGATATGCTCCAGATCATTCCGCTTCCACGGGTGGCCGTCAAACTCGATGCTTCCCGATGTGGGGCGCAAAATGCCGGTGAGCATTTTTAAGATCGTGGATTTGCCAGCCCCATTCGGCCCCAGCAGACCATAAACCGAGTTGCGCCGGATGTTCAGTGACACATTGTTTACCGCCATTTGCCCCTTGAAATTTTTGCAGAGGTCAGTCGTTTTCAAAATCATATCCATATAATCAAGTCCTTTCTTTGATTTTACGGATAGCATACCGGGCAATTTTGAAGATTTCATAAAGATTCCCGAAAACAGAATATGAACAATACACCGTAACCGTGGAGCATATCGCAACAAAGCACCAACCTACGCATTTAGGGCCTTAAAAAGCCCTATATTTCAAGGTTTTTCCCGCATAGTCGGCGGGGTATGTGAGTGTTTTATCTCACTGCTGAGAATGAAGGACTGACTGCACAGATTGCGGAAGCAAGAGCTGATATCCAGCTTTTAAAAGATGATAAGGAGCAGGCAGTTAAAGATAAAGAGGAAGCTGAGAAGCGTGCGGAAAAAGCTGAGAAAGATCTGTGCAGCTTGGAAGAACGCAGAGAACGGTTACAGCCTGTTATGGATAATGTCAGTAAGGAAATAAAGGAATATGGAACCATTAAAGAATATCTGCCAGAAGCAGGCACATGGGAACGTGCAGCAACTTACCGGGATAAAAAAATAAAACCACTGTTTACCCAGATGAAAAATAAAATTGCTGCAATGGCTGCTCAGGTCAAAGAACTTACTAAAGAAGTAGAAAAATGGAAACATAAATATCAGGAAACAAAGCAGGCATATAACCGAGTGCAGAGAGAGTTAGATACAGTGCGTCAAGAAAAACAGCAATTGCAGGATGTTTCCGACAGATATGACCGGGTAGTGCGTGTCCTTGGGGAAAATGTTGTAGAGGATGCGGTACAGCAAGATATACAGGAGCAGAAAGCATTAGAAGAAAAACGACAAATGGAGCAAATGCCCAAAGGAAGTATTCACGAAAGATTGGCTTGGGGTGCCCGTAAAAGTGAAATGGAGAATCAACAGCGTAAAAAAAATAAAACAAAAAATAGAGGAATGGAGAGATAAGATGATGAAAAAGCACATTTATGATGAAATCAATGGATTAAGCTACACACTGCATGGAGATTATTATCTGCCGGATTTGGCAGTGAATGAGGACGAACCGACCTATGGTAAATATGGAATACTGCGGAAGCAATTCCTGAAAGAGTATAGACCGGCACGATACCAATATTTGTTGATAACGGGGGAATTGACAGCACATTTAAATCGAGTTGATCAGGAAGCTAGGGAACAGGTAGAAAGCCTAATGAAGCAGATGGCAGAAAAACAGGGTGTGACAGAACAAGTGAAAATGCAGGATCAGATGAAATGGGTTGGTTTAATGAATGGCATCAAAGCCTGTGCAGAAGAAATTGTGTTGAAAGAGAGGGTATATATGTGAGTAGAAAGGGTGATCGAAAGGCTGCTCTTTACAAAGATGAAAATAAAAATTGCTGAAAAGGCATGAGTGTTGTAGTGTAAAACTCTTTTGACATTGTGTTTTCCGTTAAGTAAAATATCTTTGATAGACAGATAATGAAAAAATGATTATTCTTGGCTCAGATCAAGAGAACAAATTACTTGCGAAGGGAGAAAATTATATGGAGCTGAGTATACAGATAAAAAAATACCGAACAGAGCTTCATCTATCACAGGAGGAATTGGCAGAAAAGGTATATGTAACAAGACAGACAATTTCTAATTGGGAAAACGAAAAGAGTTATCCTGATCTTCATAGCCTGTTACTTCTTAGTTCATTGTTTAATGTATCTCTCGATCAATTAATTAAAGGAGATATAGAGAAAATGAAAGAAATTATTAGCGAGCAAGAAATTAAAAAGTTTAATTATTATGGTTCCATCTATACAGTTCATTTGGCCGTGTTGATTATATCGGCAGTACCTTTGTTTATGTGGCTCGGAAGGTATGCGTATATTCCGTTTGGGATTTTATTTATTATTACAGAGTACTGGGCGTTAAAGGTTGAAAAACTAAAAAAGAAAAATGATATACAAACCTATAAGGAAATTGTTGCATTTACGGAGGGAAAAAAATTGGATGAACTTCATAAGGCAGTTGAAGTGGGAAAACGTCCTTATCAAAATATATTAAAGGTTATTATCAGTGCGGGTGTTACAGCGATGATTTGCTTCTTAATTGGAGTACTGATGCACTTATTCTTGAATTAATTAAATTTAAGGATATTTTGATTTGTAGAACTATAAAATAGAGCATTTTTCTCGCAGATTTTAACCGGTAGTTAAGAAATCGAAGCCATAATTAAACGAAGGCTCAATTGTAAACACATATTAGAAATACTATAATGAGAATATAAACAGGAGGTAGGAACAATGCAAATTGGTGAGAAGATAAAAAACTATCGGAAAACTGCGGGATTAACACAAGAACAGGTGGCGGATTATTTGGACGTTTCTACTCCTGCGGTAAATAAATGGGAAAAAGGTGTTTCCCAAACAAAAAGATATTAAGAAACAGCCCATGTTTACCTGCTTGCAAACAAAAGAATATTGCTACTAGACTAAGAGATACTACATAAGTGTGTTGGTATCTCTTTTTTGTTGCCGTGAAACAGCAGACTATTTCATTTCTGCTTGATTACCTTAAAACTTATTAGTCTATGGTTTGTCAAGGGCTTGTTGCGTGAGAAATGCTGAAT
This window of the Mediterraneibacter butyricigenes genome carries:
- a CDS encoding helix-turn-helix transcriptional regulator encodes the protein MELSIQIKKYRTELHLSQEELAEKVYVTRQTISNWENEKSYPDLHSLLLLSSLFNVSLDQLIKGDIEKMKEIISEQEIKKFNYYGSIYTVHLAVLIISAVPLFMWLGRYAYIPFGILFIITEYWALKVEKLKKKNDIQTYKEIVAFTEGKKLDELHKAVEVGKRPYQNILKVIISAGVTAMICFLIGVLMHLFLN
- a CDS encoding DNA-binding protein, yielding MQNKLFLKAADICELLEVKQTSAYEIIGNLNKELEEQGYLTLRGKVPTKYFVKR
- a CDS encoding zinc ribbon domain-containing protein; amino-acid sequence: MAINFDSIISNTKGAANIAKLKVTLGLKTNELNKLYTELGKLFYDFTKSNQTEEVESVSEDNHSSENETTNSSVTDYMADENIRVCFEKIPSLEQEIAILESQISNEKDNMKPMSTPTETGYSQTNYSQDPVTPTGSGAKCPKCGKVQSEDNEFCVNCGTKISK
- a CDS encoding lantibiotic immunity ABC transporter MutG family permease subunit, which gives rise to MVSVVRCWKAEYQKCKHSILLYMHSMIPIICAAIFAGYYHISRWELATKISAYLEVLAVAFPFLIGIIVGLVVQIENQAGHYQLLLGTIPSRMATYIGKLGFLMICAFGATFLALGTFAALYRDAPASLYLKAEILLLITMLPIYLIHLFVGMSFGKGASMGLGIAGSLIAALMITGLGDATWKYIPWAWGVRAMDYTVLAWDSPQLYAQVKTDFFSGMIISVCCTVCLLIASLVWFHGWEGGKNSE
- a CDS encoding lantibiotic protection ABC transporter ATP-binding protein, yielding MDMILKTTDLCKNFKGQMAVNNVSLNIRRNSVYGLLGPNGAGKSTILKMLTGILRPTSGSIEFDGHPWKRNDLEHIGALIEMPPLYENLTAYENLKVRTTLLGLDDARINEVLQIVQLTNTGKKRAGQFSLGMKQRLGIAIALLNSPQLLILDEPTNGLDPLGIEELRELIRSFPCKGITVILSSHILSEVQQIADHVGIIAGGVLGYEGELRAGEDLEQLFMDVIRRNGKEGY
- a CDS encoding response regulator transcription factor, whose product is MTHLLVVDDEVSILELIKNSLGKDGYLITVCQNADDVDIKKLHFYDLILLDVMMPGTDGFEFCKQIRNMVDCPILFLTAKTLEEDILFGLGIGADDYITKPFRIQELRARVAAHLRREKREHHSTLSFEPDIRFDLSAKVLYVSEQPVPLTKSEYSICEYLAKNRGQVFTKEQIYEAVFGFDGIGDNSTISTHIKNIRAKLEHFKISPISTVWGIGYKWE
- a CDS encoding zinc-ribbon domain-containing protein, translating into MFCPKCGNEIKEAAKFCPKCGKELVNQQGSAQQNSNQAQNSQQNKNVKKHTMKTISSKNMEQTTISDFGEDLVSGNIKERHFAKFYTLVKREKRMGMLVYLTILLAFVATLVIGSFPEAISEYGFFSGIFQAIFTAIVLPTFTWCLFQLILNGFGQACMRLIVGASKIERQDMIESITIPVEAIIAEARRNGLTLPNDIKVYQMKTDEAVVYAFGMNSIGVSYAMTELPEEVFKAKVLAELYRIHVMDPDYLLFMLGSNLISIILGLFAIVVGWFYMTFGDRRKGLLTESDSMMGALLFASSIVCLSAWMGVCFLFIRGGVRANQFEADRYVAQCGYGEALCLYLDNCMPREFKFGLKLLEMGHPSRNHRIAALQKLGVAYKA
- a CDS encoding NisI/SpaI family lantibiotic immunity lipoprotein, which produces MNKKCLFAVVIVLVSLICLSACGALRDTADKNKALNESLPYYELNAANYDEISYNGLTYTITDECLEMSELQEEIGQVSKRFKNVAGEDFSFGYVYSIVDVDISNAVAVNINNEYRKADIKNNDE
- a CDS encoding TnpV protein: MKKHIYDEINGLSYTLHGDYYLPDLAVNEDEPTYGKYGILRKQFLKEYRPARYQYLLITGELTAHLNRVDQEAREQVESLMKQMAEKQGVTEQVKMQDQMKWVGLMNGIKACAEEIVLKERVYM
- a CDS encoding sensor histidine kinase — translated: MGVKKKPTLKILFRQFVISLIVMLVAAIIVPFGLEGLAINAGLATRANLSELQVKEIIPTLTIAPDITKVVIPQGCGYLILDKNFNELYSNMDDDEKEIALLYAKGEYIEYATGRQFALVVRENEFCVLRYYIGSQFTVSWLPEYFPSPDTLAFILMAVNSLLVIIILTARFAKNLRTQLTPLFEATAEVSKQNLDFEVGHAKIKEFEDVLASFSDMKDNLKISLERQWKTEQTQKEQIAALAHDLKTPLTVIQGNADLLTETNLDDEQRLYAGYVVESSGQMQSYIQTLIDISRAAVGYQLHIESIDLPAFMQHLFGYMESLCQTKEIRLQMNTVSLPQMLKFDRVLIERAIMNVISNGLDYSPQGGTLYVDVQSNNGFVEISVTDEGTGFSKEALCHAQERFYMGDQSRNSKLHFGMGLYITNSIMEQHNGQLILENSKETGGAKVTMKLPC
- a CDS encoding lantibiotic immunity ABC transporter MutE/EpiE family permease subunit yields the protein MEMAYIQAENLKHKRTFTKTLIVLAPFVTALMNFFAPLWFQLNSYNWWYILLYPGFLTLTCALIEQRDNGKLKYRAVASLPVSQNKVWKAKIGVAGIYSCVGNFIFLALNLLGGFAILVINEIPLTIGIWQAAAGTACIVIASLWEVPLCLWLSKKVGIFVTVILNAGLGSVLGIFTATTSLWMICPYSWVPHLMISVLGILPNGEPVADQSTAMAFWMIILVLVISLAWFAALSFLTARWFEKKEVG